aaaaagttgGCTATCGGTGGAGACTCGAGTATGGTGTAACAACACCCTATCCAATTTTATTGAGAATTGAAGGCCTTGGCGGCTTGTATATCCATTTTCTTGATCAAGATGTTGGACACAAGGACATGACTTGGATACCTTATCCAACACACCTTGTCTAAAAGGAAACGGCTCTAGCGGTGCCCTTatcttatatattctatatttaaGTTTAACACAACACAAtagtcactcagtattatccactcctgagtaaCTAGAAGcactccaccgagataatacctaaTCTCAACTTAGGGTCATGATACGCACCCGAAAAACCATTTCCACTAGAAAAtccaattttctcaatttaacacatatacatgtatgcaccatgcaatacaAATGGAAAGACACATCAAGATACATATTAActaacaaaactcaacatcaacaacaactaaataactccgtcctcaaatctaTCCGACCCCGACTCTTCAGATTCAGTTTGAAATAACCAATCAGTcacaaatttattgtaaaagtaataatatatttaaatctaaaatgaagtttgacaaatacttacagtgttatataataatttctgaACGATCAACGAGTTGAAAAgggtgaagaaaaaaaaacgtaatagtgtaaaaaTACTGTgtccatgggttgtaaaatacccacttttgaatgaggatgaaccaagacttgaaattgataagaaatgacttagaagtgtttatgaaactaatggaagtgaggGTTAGTTGTGGGTAGTGgcgaaaatggtggtggaaATCCAAAATGCCAAAAACGGAAAGTGGGGTCGTGGGGGCTGCTCCAGCGATGGATCGGAACTAGAAATAGATGGTTTAGGAcagcaagaggtcggtgatgaagtgatgaaaagatggtagccggaggtggaacgacggcggcggaATGGCCCAAAAGCCGTGCGATGTGGAGAAGTTCGTGGGGGCAAATGGCGGTTTCGATgaaggtgaaatttggtggggatgatcaccgGTCGGAGGGGAAGAAATTTGAGTGGGCAGTGCAAGTCACGATGCCGGCGAATAGCGGCTCTGGGTGGAAGAAGAAAACGGCAAgaaatggaggagagagagacgtgCGCACGGGGAGAGAAAAACTGGAGGAAAGAagtggagaaaaagaaagagaaaggaaaaagaaaaagataaaaggaaaagatggaaaaaaaaaatgaggtccagtcctcatctCTGGACTTCAGAAACTGATTCgacgaaaataactttaaaggctataaatcaaataaaataatttaaacacaacatctaactaaaatataataaataacttgtaaatactaataacaaaattttaaatccaaaaacaaactaaaataaattaaacagtaatttaaattcaaaacaataattaatattaagaaagctctataaaataaattttacaactaaataaattcaattaaaatacaataatttaaataaaggaaccaatattttaattaaattaaaatattctttcaataaaaacacacgtaAAAATAGGTATTACATAAAATTTGACTAAAAGTTAAGGTTTTGACTATTAGAGATATTAATTTACATTAGACTATctcttttaaaatcaaattaataatataatattagatattttaataataacctttttttttcaaatacactcaatatattaattaataatttaatttttacttaaaattattatcttccaactattatttttctcAACCTAATTATCTAACAAACACATTTTGTCAATTTAGAGAATATTTctaaagtaaaatattattttagagatgaataataatTAGCCAAACTTGAAAAATTGTTTGACTTTACTGTAGCTTAAAAGTGAAGCATTGGATTTGAAGGAGACcactttaataaaaattagcCAAAATTTGACTAGGCACTTGGCAAGTGCTCTTAGTATATACTTAGTACTACATGCAATATAGCTCTTTTTTAGATAGTAAAAATGTTTcacttcatctcattttattattataatttttttaaaatttaatataaaatataataaataatttaatttttttaaatctcaaaataataatattattataaattaataatattattaaaaaaataatattttaataatatttatttaactttcatttcaatttatttcatctcaactgTCGAAACTAAATGATTTTGGGGTCTATTACCAATTGCACGGCCATTCAAGAGTGTTGATATCTTTCATTTAAGCTCTCAAGATTAGATAAATTCTCGAGAGAATATTGATGCCGAAATACATTTCCTTTCAGTCAGTTGACATACTGACTCTACGACTTATCCTCATTGACATCAGTGGAGTACTCAAAGTATCATCCATGTGGAAAGTTGGAGTACTGCGCGCATGCCCCCTTCCTCGAATCTTAATACTCTTAGCTACAATACAAACGTATCGCATAGATGGACTGtaaaatatactttaaatgcCTTTCAGAGATTAGATGAGGAGAGCAGACAAAAGAAGAACAAATAGATTCTTGCCTGCCAGCACAAGTTCAAGTACCATAGTTCACCAACATCTAGAAGAAGCCTCAAAACAGTACCACAGAGAAATGGAAACCCCAAGGCAACTTAAACGAGATGCTAGACTTACCGGACAAGGAAAACCTGTCTGAGGGAATCCCAGACATGTCTTTACACCCTACGAAGGCAAAGAAGCAAGAGGAAAGTGCCAGTTTCAAGGCACAAAACAATTTGAAGCCCCAAAAATTGTCCAAGCTAGGTATCAAATGCAtacctatatgtatatatatagaccgTCATATGCACTAAACATTTAATAATCACCTTCAAGCTTGGAAACAACCAAACACCATCTACTTCTCTTAatcttagattttttttccttcatggCAGACCAAAGGCAAACATTCCGTTTTCGTCTCCCTTGGCAATCAGTAACAAGTTCTCAACCTCCTccgctacgtcctactaccgaATCACGACCCTCTCGTCCTGCACCTGAAATCCAAACGCCTGCTCAAACTGCCACTGCTGTCCCCATTCGACCACCATTTAGGTCCGTAGGGATAGCCCCGGCGGTACAGCCCCAGGCACAAGTACCACAAAGAACTGAACCCCAGCCATCATCACAGTTCCGTACAGCCACCGAATTACTTCAAGCCACTCCTGAGCCAGTACCTCAATCCCAAGCTGGGGGCTCCGTGCCCTCGTCACCATCTCGCACATCTCAAATCCAACCAGCATCGGGGACATCCCTTAATCCGCCTTGGTCTCCATCTCGTCTTTTCTCTCAACCTACTGGCCTAACGACATCACAACCAACTGGTGCGACTACATTACAACCCACTCCCGAGCCAGCACCTCAATCCCGTGCTGCGGGCTCCGTGCCCTCGTCACCAACTCGCACATCTCAAATCCAACCAGCATCGGGGACATCCCTTAATCCGCCTTGGTCTCCATCTCGTTTTTTCTCTCAACCTACTGGCGTAACGACATCACAACCAACTGGTGCAACTGCATTACAACCCACTCCAGAGCCAGCACCTCAATCCCGTGCTGCGGGCTCCGTGCCCTCGTCACCATCTCGCACATCTCAAATCCAACCAGCATCAGGGACATCCCTTAATCCGCCTTGGTCTCCATCTCGTTTTTTCTCTCGACCTACTGGCCAAACGACATCACAACCAACTGGTGCAACGACATCAATTCAAGTTGTCTCTCAGCCTACACTCACTGCAACTCAGCCCCCATCTTTTCTCCCTGAGAAAGAATCAAAACCAGTGGTTTCACATCCACTTTCTCAAGAACCTCAACCAAAGGCACAAGTACCATCTGAagatatttttgtttcccaGAAACAAACCCCAATTGAAACCTCATCTCAACTAGATGGAGTGGTGACACGGCCAACAAAAGTTTTCCTAACTACTGATCAACCCCAGAAGACAGATTCTGATGCCAAGACAAAGTCAGAGGAAAGGGAAGGAGAGAAGAAAGTAGTGCGAGGAATAACTGAAACACAGACTAAAGACCTAGTAAGTGGTGCATTTCAAGCAAAACAAAAGCCGAAGCCGGAGCCGGAGAAGGAAGAAACTTTTGACAGAAAGGAGGCAATATACCCCACCAGTTCTAGTGCAAAACAGATCAGCACTACAAGTTCAAAGCATCCGAAGGATAAGAAAATATCAAGCAAATCAACTACACAAAGGCCGAGTACAGTTGTCTCCGACGGGGCACAGCTTCCACTGCATGAAGCGGTAAGGGGAGATATTTTTAAGCATCTTCAAAAGCTGACCACTAGCTATCCGATTGATGAAAAACCAGTCAGTGTCATAACCATAGCTGGTGGAAATGAAGGAGCATCAATGCATTTAGCCTTAGAGTCGGCCGAAAAAGAAGGAAGGGTCCACATGCAGCGAGGTTACAAGCTCAGTCCAACTGAGAGCACTGAAGCCACTGCTGATGGAGAGGAGAGCTCCAAGGCTAAGAGATCCGAAAATCCaatcacaaaagaaaagccGCCATCAAGAGCATACGTCAATAGCAACGTACAGAGCGTCAACAACTCGATTTTGTTGGACCATTCCATCACCGAAAGGAATCCTGGCGTCCAGTTGGTTTTAtccaatgaagaagaagaaccgGTCAAATCAAGTACTGGTAAACCGGAGCCTCTTGAAACACGCAAGGCCGAATCCAACATCACCCCAGCCGAGAAGCATACATATGAGCCAACCGTAGAAAGACAGTGCCTGATGACAGGGCTTTTCATGGAGCCAACTCCAAGTGACTCAGACCCAGAGAACGCTGGAAAGCCTCCAGCTGATCGTGGTTACGAAACTGACAGTGGGGGGGAGACGGACAAAGATAAAGAGATTGGGATACTCTGATCAAGTGCAATATTACGAGCTTGTTGGTATCTGCTTACAGACaaagaaattaatatacatatacatatatatatatatatatatgtttgttcgATCGAGGTGAATAAAGTGCTGTTACATGATGCATAATGTAATAAGGATATTtgctattaattaaaaattcacCATGTTATGCTTTCTACTCTGTTTTAGCTCCTTAAtttgttgttgaagaaaatacgCATGCGTCGTCTACTACTCACGTGATATATATTAGCATCCTAACATCAATACTTTGATTTCTTATTTggtgattaaagaaatatttttttaataatattatatattttttaaatgtattagaataaaaaaaaaaaatgaaagaaagcaaCTAATTTCCGCTAAATCAATGGTTTTGACTATGTTTATATATTCATTGTACgacatgtttccaaaagatctAGCTGCCGGCCTCAAGTGTTATATCAGCCGTTGAAAGTTTGTTCTAATCTTTGGGGACAGTCCAACAAATCAACAATTAACCGTACGTTGAAATGTTTTGGATTCAATCATATGGGCCCTGATGGTTGAATGAGACTCGAGGCCTACCCGGCCTTAATGGGCTTTAGATTTCGTAACAACAATCTTACCTCAATATGggctttatttttaatttaatgtttaAGAAATGTTCATGGGCTAGCAGAGGTTTTTACACCCTTCTTCTAAAATAGGTTTCCTTGTATTAATAAAGGTTTAAACTTTCTATAATTGCTTCATTTTTTAATGGTTTTTATAATCCAATATATAAAGGTTGGAATCACAACCTCTATTCTAATaccatataaaattatttattgttctaaaaatttaaatcgataaaaataaataaatttaattatttatattataaaagcaACTAATTAGTTGGTTTAATTTCTCCGTAATTCATTCTTGTTTTTCTTAGAGGTGGACCTGGAAAATCTATctattaaacaagaaaacaaaacatatcCCCATCTTTGAATCTtgagaagcaaagaagaagtgGACTGGTCAGGCCGGAAAGAAACCCGAGAATACGAACAAAAGAGCTAGGTAGATAGGATTCATTAGATTATGAATATAAGTGGGTCATCACTTCTCGTGTCTTCTATTATCTTTTTGATGTTAcgggaaattaattaattgtttgtAAAATGATGGTCACAAGGGCCCTAAAAGGACACAAAAGAGGAAAAGGCCAGGGGAACATATTCGTGAAACTTGGGTCAATAAGGCAGAACCTGTGGTTTGGGATCTAATGAgctgtatttgattttttttttttttaaatacaaataaaaaaataaaaaagatgctatcattataattattggATGCCAAAAGCCTAGATGGACTGCCCTATATATATACCTTATTTATTATCTGTTCTTAGCTacgattaattaattaatttatttattaatcaacGCAGTGGCTACGGCGCTGTTGAGCATACAAATTTTGtgatactctttttttttttttttcttttttctttttattaaaggaGGTGGGAGTTTTAAACctaaactttttatttaaagaacCGGATCATATGTTATCATGGAAATACTAATCCACACTGAAATCCCGAAAAGCTCGTAAGAAAGCTAGATGTATAGGAACAATTGTGACTGCAATTTCACCATGGCTTCTCAAAATGCAACGCTGATCAACTCAAACAGAAATATTCCAgaatagcttttttttttttaattttttataatattattctgtACCAAATTTACGCAGTACCAACAGTGAAGTCTCTCCTTAATGGAGAAGAAGGGTCATGAATCAATGATGAAGAAATTAGGGGTTAAGTGGCGTTGGTTCTCAAATTGTAGTGTAGGCAAATTTTAGTCTCCACTTGCATTAATTATTtgattgaaagagaaatagtgTGAGTCCAACCATCCATCATCATATAATAGATTTGAAAGATTCCCTGGAAAAATCACTACGCTTGGGAACTAGGTGATCGAAAGGGCCCACCATCTAGCTCAACCCAACCACTTGAACTACATCACGCTAGCTCGTTCGTACTCATGAATCTGGATCAATCAAGTTTATTTATCCAACGTTGctaatatagtataattataatatatatgattattacatccaagagaataaataaataaataaaatgaccaTGATTCATAAACAATAACGACCAAATTCATGAGGAATAATTTCACATGACTgcctaacaaaaaaataaaatcacatgacggagataatatattgtagttgAAAGCCCTCTTGCATTAATTGTTTGGATTACTCAAAATCATTATATGATGATCATTTACATGCATTATTTATAATTACCATATACAGAGATCCGGGTTAGAAGCAAAACAAACCCTCAAAGATCGTactaattaaacaaaatttaaaccAAAATCAACCATGATGAAATATTAGAGATAAAATTAgaaccaaaaaagaagaaattaagaaattaaaggaaaaccATCTCCGGCCCTTTAGCCGGAATTCTTCGCATTCAAGATCATCCCATTGAAGTTGGTGGATTCGAACAGGGCCTTAGCAGTCATCTCCCTCTCGAACTTCCAAATGTAGTTCAGTCCCACTAATAGCTCGGTAATGGCAGCCTCGGTCTTCTCCTTGTTCGCAAAAAATAGCGTCTGCAGAAGCATCACGTTCGTTTTGGGCAACAAAGTTTGTTGCTCAAAGCTCCTTTCACTTTGCCATTTTATCATATTATGTGCTAATGGTGACAACCAACCCAAGATCCTTCCCAAGGCCTCCCTCCACTCCCCAGCAAGAACCGGATCGCTCGCCGAAAACCCCGCGGATCCCTTCAACCTATCCCTCAGCATCGAACGTATACTGCTTGGTAACATTGTATAAAGATCATCCCTGGCATCCAGACCGACCAATTGTGGTGACTTGATCATCTTCTCCATCACTATGATCAAATTCGAGTAGTGTAGGGCTAAAGCTGCGGCGCCTAGCGTAGTTGCTGGGGGCTTTAGGAGCTTGGAGTTGGACTCGAAAAACCCATCAGCCAAATCTTTCTTTTCCTCAAGTTTTGAGCTTTTCATTAATGGCCCTGACACGTAAAGGCAAGAACTTGGGTTGTGATCCGAGGGGTGGACAGTGGCCGAAGCTGAGAGACTGCGAGTCAGAGACTCTGGACATGTTCCTATGCCGAAAACTAGTTTGATCCTTgccaaaatagtgaaaatagaCCGTGCAAGCAGGGAAACAACAGTATCAAAGCTTCGGTTCCATATTGATCTCTCTTTAAGATACTTGATTTCCTGTCGTTGCCAGTAAATCTTCTGCTGAAGCTCAGAAATTGTTGATTCTTTTTCCTGACACTTGACTAACGATTTGCTTAACCCAGTTTCCATGACAGAAAGCTCATCCATTTCTCTATGTAGCGTGGCCGTGAGAGTGACGTATCTGTCCATCTTCTTGATTCTAGCTTCCATTTCTTTCAAGCTTAGAACCCAACTATGAGGGTCGCGTCCCCAGTTGGCGAACTCATCAAACAAGCGCTCGAAGCACCGGAGACTCGGTTCCTCGCATTTCTTGCTTATTCTGGATACCGATTTGGCGACAAGTCTGAGATTCTCAGAAAACTCCGCGCACGCGAGGCCGAGGAGGAAAGCTTCGTCGTTGGATACGATCTTGTGGACTCCCTCGAGAGAGATAGACTCGTTGCGGAGGCGGCCTATGTTCTTGTCCAAGAGGGATTGCCATAGGTGAAGGAGTTTGGACATGAGGCCAGCAATCTCGAAGGCTAAAACGCCGACGTTGGACTTCTTTATCAGTCTTGGGTTCGGTGCGGCGGGTCGCACCACCTCAAAACTGTTTGATATCGCCGTCTTTACCTTAATTAGCCAAGTTTCGAAGGCCATAATTAgattgtatgtatgtgtatatggcgAAGATTAACAATTaaacaaaacgaaaaaaaaaaaaaaaggaatttttctaaggaggaggaagaggaagctGGTATGTTTTCTTTTGATGCATATATGCGTTTGATCAGAGAGAAATAATTGGAGAGAGGCCGGAGTTGCAGAGAGATAAGAATAGAAGAGGAGGTAGAAGATGCAGCAGGTGTCTAGGCTCGTGGGATGTTTGATAGCGTTACAAACTTACACATATGGGctaataagagaagagaaaccTCTGAAAGGGAGAGAGATGGTCCACCCACATGCATTGCGAGCGTGTGattcaaattataatttgaGGGTATTTTGTCTTTTGTGATTGGAGATTCAGACGCCTATGAAGAGCGTAGAACTTTCTTCAGAGCTCCATGTTATGTTTTTcgatgaaaattataataatttaccATCTGATCAGTCGGTAAGAGAAACTTTTCTCTGAGGTGTGTGGAATGTGGATGCACGAAAACACTTTCTTAGATGCTGTTTTTGTCTAAATTGAGGGCCACATCATCATTGGCATTTTCCCGGCcctttgatctctctctctctctctctaaaggaTTGATTTTTTCTTGCTAATCTCAAACATCGATCATGTGCTGGAGCTTTCATTGGAGAAAAAACAAGTAATGATTCGACGAATTCCATTTGCTGTAAATGGCTTAAAAGGCCAGCCTTCATTGGTTGAAATTAAGATCCAAATCTTCAACTCCATTTGACTTAATCCCCTTGTACGTACCACGTCTACGAGCCAATAATTGTGATCATGGTGAATTCAATTATATTCAAGTATGTGGCAATTATTATGATCATATTCTCTCCTACTAAAATAGGTCAATCAGTTTATCAGAATTGACCCTCTTAAGGCTAATTTCTGAAATCGATATACATGATATATCGCCTTTAATTGTTCGTGGGATTTACACAAACAATAATATCGAGTCTTTACCCTAATTAATTTAGAGATTTATGaagatcaattaattaattacactGCTTTTTCTAAACTGAAAGCCTGAAATGAGACTCAGAAAGTTTAGAGTACTACGCGGTGCATTAAATGTGATTTGAGAAAAGAGGATTGTATTTaccctctttctcttttctgAGCAAAAAGTACTGTATTTTTGTACTCCTGCATGCATGAGCGCTTTCATGTAATTCCTTGGCTAGCTATATGATCTATACTGCATGCCAACAGTACTATATCtggctatatattatatatgcatgcatcaaGAACGTGTCATTAgttagctatatatatagtgatcaGGCAGTCTATTAATTGATCAGTTTCTAAGCATTAATTGGTCCTAGCTTGCTAGTCAATCATGCTTTTATAACTGCATGgtacattattattatatatacgtTGATTATAATGATTGAAATATGCATGTTATTTCAAGTCtacctaaaaaaatatttggttttTATCCAGAAAACCCGCGCATGTTCGACCATATGCAATTGAGAAATATACGGAACTCCGGTCCTCAATTTGACATGAACTAatgatagctagctagctaggatctaatttttagttctttttgaatattttgtatttttatgaaGTAGAACCGAACCCGTATTCTCTCTGATTTTAAGCGAGGATCGAAGAGATCATATACAagctaaaaataaaatgaaaaacacaACATACCAAAAGATCAAAAACAACTTAGCTTACATATTatgcctagctagctaattgAGTTCAGACGTCAAGTGCTTTTGAATCCCcaagtattaattaattattagttacTGCATATCCAAATTATTTAGAAATTaggcagctagctagctagcagatCATATTGCTAGCTAATTGAATGGACTAAACCTCGTGAGGGACGTACGTTGACTTTGAAGAGATATCATCATGTGGAGGAGATGGTGCGAATTAaggcataaaaatatatatggtggtagcatgctatatatatagtataggcataatgttacatataatatatagtaaggACAATATGTGCTATCTTTTTGGGTgggaataaaaaaggaaaatccaCTAGTTTTACTCATAATTCATACCGCCACATGGTTAGTGGGTACATGTTTGTTGGGTTGGTGGATTTTTGGGTTTATCAATTTATAGTCAAGAGGTTGGGGGGGAACATGAGaacataaagagattatatatatatacacacacaattTGACCCCTTCTGAAATTAGTGTGAGGATGAGGGCCGGGAGCTGGCTTCTACTTGATGATCTCCAAAGGTACTTTCTTTTTTACCTTTGCCTACCAATGGAAGGGCAGTGGACGATTTCCTTGTTTACTTGTCGGAAAATGAATAGGCAGCCATGAGCCCATCCTTCATTTCCATATCTCGATAAGGGTGCCTCATGAAAAACAATTCATGAGTAGGCTAAACTCATACCCCCCCTCtccctgtctctctctctttctctaagtTGTTTGATTTTCTTTCCCTCCTGTCTAAACAAAAAAACACTCTCCCCAAGTTGTCTTATTGTAT
This is a stretch of genomic DNA from Carya illinoinensis cultivar Pawnee chromosome 3, C.illinoinensisPawnee_v1, whole genome shotgun sequence. It encodes these proteins:
- the LOC122304453 gene encoding proteoglycan 4-like, whose product is MLDLPDKENLSEGIPDMSLHPTKAKKQEESASFKAQNNLKPQKLSKLDQRQTFRFRLPWQSVTSSQPPPLRPTTESRPSRPAPEIQTPAQTATAVPIRPPFRSVGIAPAVQPQAQVPQRTEPQPSSQFRTATELLQATPEPVPQSQAGGSVPSSPSRTSQIQPASGTSLNPPWSPSRLFSQPTGLTTSQPTGATTLQPTPEPAPQSRAAGSVPSSPTRTSQIQPASGTSLNPPWSPSRFFSQPTGVTTSQPTGATALQPTPEPAPQSRAAGSVPSSPSRTSQIQPASGTSLNPPWSPSRFFSRPTGQTTSQPTGATTSIQVVSQPTLTATQPPSFLPEKESKPVVSHPLSQEPQPKAQVPSEDIFVSQKQTPIETSSQLDGVVTRPTKVFLTTDQPQKTDSDAKTKSEEREGEKKVVRGITETQTKDLVSGAFQAKQKPKPEPEKEETFDRKEAIYPTSSSAKQISTTSSKHPKDKKISSKSTTQRPSTVVSDGAQLPLHEAVRGDIFKHLQKLTTSYPIDEKPVSVITIAGGNEGASMHLALESAEKEGRVHMQRGYKLSPTESTEATADGEESSKAKRSENPITKEKPPSRAYVNSNVQSVNNSILLDHSITERNPGVQLVLSNEEEEPVKSSTGKPEPLETRKAESNITPAEKHTYEPTVERQCLMTGLFMEPTPSDSDPENAGKPPADRGYETDSGGETDKDKEIGIL
- the LOC122303154 gene encoding protein PSK SIMULATOR 1: MAFETWLIKVKTAISNSFEVVRPAAPNPRLIKKSNVGVLAFEIAGLMSKLLHLWQSLLDKNIGRLRNESISLEGVHKIVSNDEAFLLGLACAEFSENLRLVAKSVSRISKKCEEPSLRCFERLFDEFANWGRDPHSWVLSLKEMEARIKKMDRYVTLTATLHREMDELSVMETGLSKSLVKCQEKESTISELQQKIYWQRQEIKYLKERSIWNRSFDTVVSLLARSIFTILARIKLVFGIGTCPESLTRSLSASATVHPSDHNPSSCLYVSGPLMKSSKLEEKKDLADGFFESNSKLLKPPATTLGAAALALHYSNLIIVMEKMIKSPQLVGLDARDDLYTMLPSSIRSMLRDRLKGSAGFSASDPVLAGEWREALGRILGWLSPLAHNMIKWQSERSFEQQTLLPKTNVMLLQTLFFANKEKTEAAITELLVGLNYIWKFEREMTAKALFESTNFNGMILNAKNSG